A single genomic interval of Pseudomonadota bacterium harbors:
- a CDS encoding NrsF family protein, translating into MEVPSQDLREAVLRKVAAEPSSVRRDVRRTNWCLALMAVGLMVAEFLLVGGIREWGAPRPLSLLVGTALGTAALAAPAAWLAAARGRSSLGRPAGLLLCVALATPAAVFVWKTLYTSLFDSGLADWPDRFGNKCLAISFTMGTIALVAWVYAKRGSDPVHPRILGAALGVAAGAAAAMLVDLWCPVGHPRHVAYGHILPMLLLGAFGLLLGARFLDLRSRRP; encoded by the coding sequence ATGGAAGTGCCAAGCCAAGACCTGCGTGAGGCTGTGCTGCGCAAAGTGGCTGCGGAGCCATCGAGCGTGCGCCGGGACGTCCGGCGCACGAACTGGTGTCTCGCCCTGATGGCGGTCGGCCTGATGGTTGCGGAGTTCCTCCTCGTCGGAGGTATTCGCGAGTGGGGAGCGCCCCGGCCTCTGTCTCTTCTGGTCGGGACCGCGCTAGGTACCGCAGCGCTCGCAGCGCCCGCGGCATGGCTTGCAGCTGCTCGCGGGCGGTCGAGCTTGGGGCGCCCGGCGGGGCTACTGCTGTGCGTGGCCTTGGCGACGCCAGCGGCCGTTTTCGTGTGGAAGACCCTCTACACCTCGTTGTTTGACTCGGGACTCGCCGACTGGCCTGACAGGTTCGGCAATAAGTGCCTCGCGATCTCCTTCACCATGGGCACGATTGCTCTGGTAGCGTGGGTCTATGCCAAGCGCGGTTCGGACCCCGTTCACCCGAGAATACTGGGCGCTGCGCTAGGAGTCGCGGCCGGCGCAGCGGCTGCAATGCTGGTCGACCTGTGGTGCCCCGTAGGGCATCCGCGGCACGTTGCGTACGGCCACATCCTCCCAATGCTCCTCTTGGGGGCTTTCGGGTTGCTCCTGGGCGCACGGTTCCTTGACCTGAGGTCCCGGCGCCCTTGA
- a CDS encoding RNA polymerase sigma factor — protein MLRPSTIAPDAASAAMDRYADGDDAAFEIVYDQLSPVLYGVLRRRLTDTSVAEDLVQETFIRMHRARGQFRRGASASTWAIAIALRLWMDHLRCSGRRRLLREELEPVLEVQELADTLMELKQSSAALDGILADLPRAQRLAFEFVKLDGLSLAQTAEVMGTTVPSVKALTHRAYAAIRVALRGRAGRD, from the coding sequence ATGCTGCGACCCTCTACCATCGCCCCCGATGCTGCCAGCGCGGCCATGGACCGGTATGCCGACGGGGACGACGCAGCCTTCGAGATCGTCTATGACCAGCTGTCTCCGGTCCTGTACGGCGTGTTGAGGCGCAGGCTGACGGATACATCGGTTGCGGAAGACCTCGTGCAGGAAACGTTCATCCGTATGCACCGTGCGCGCGGCCAATTCAGGCGCGGCGCCTCCGCCAGCACGTGGGCCATAGCGATCGCGCTTCGGCTGTGGATGGACCATCTGCGATGCTCTGGCCGGCGTCGCCTCTTGCGCGAGGAGTTGGAACCCGTCCTCGAGGTGCAGGAGCTGGCAGACACCCTCATGGAATTGAAACAATCGAGCGCCGCCCTCGACGGTATCCTGGCGGACCTGCCCCGCGCGCAACGCCTTGCCTTTGAATTCGTGAAGCTGGACGGCCTGTCCCTAGCCCAGACCGCCGAGGTCATGGGAACCACGGTCCCGTCGGTCAAGGCGCTCACCCATAGGGCGTACGCTGCGATTCGGGTAGCGCTCCGCGGACGAGCTGGGAGGGATTGA